The proteins below are encoded in one region of Coleofasciculaceae cyanobacterium:
- a CDS encoding response regulator has translation MGVTRYKQEKCILVVDDSTDNLYLMQLILENQGYRVKTADSGEIALDRVKSYQPDLIFLDVMMPKMDGYEVVQQLREDDNLPLIPIYFVTADKCTDYDRAIAAGANGIIYKPIEIDELLSQVARTLTASK, from the coding sequence ATGGGCGTAACGCGATATAAACAAGAAAAATGTATTTTAGTAGTAGATGATTCCACGGATAATTTATATTTAATGCAGTTAATTCTTGAGAATCAAGGATACAGGGTAAAAACAGCAGATAGCGGAGAAATAGCTCTTGATCGAGTTAAAAGCTATCAGCCAGACCTCATTTTTTTAGATGTAATGATGCCCAAAATGGATGGATATGAGGTAGTTCAGCAACTACGAGAAGATGATAACTTACCATTAATCCCGATTTATTTTGTTACAGCCGATAAATGCACCGACTACGATCGAGCGATCGCGGCTGGTGCTAACGGGATAATTTACAAGCCGATTGAAATTGACGAGTTGCTATCACAAGTTGCACGTACCTTGACTGCATCCAAATGA
- a CDS encoding amino acid ABC transporter substrate-binding protein, with the protein MLRYLWANKTAISLFSLSLLIGIIPHAVAETVAEKIARTGKLTAGTSKDALPFAYRNAEGELVGYSIDILQLITNQLEEEYDREIKLELVALEPKERLPKLIDGEVDIVCDASSFTWKRDRVVDFSFSYSSTGTRLLTKKGNNFWDADSLVDRRIGALAKTTNEQTIRRVQPLAEMVIVKDRAAGYEALRQDEIDAFASDGLLLETWLSNIPNPEDFQIVGDYSREGIGCMVPENNSQFLNTVNYTLVEFMQGFLNDKPEYVTIFEEWFGAQGVLPLTQDLRNIMIDNMQLLIDFSDQIID; encoded by the coding sequence ATGTTGCGATATTTATGGGCGAACAAAACGGCTATTTCTCTCTTTAGTTTAAGTCTGTTAATTGGCATTATTCCTCATGCTGTTGCCGAAACGGTAGCCGAAAAAATTGCTCGTACTGGAAAATTGACTGCTGGTACGAGTAAAGATGCTTTACCTTTTGCCTATCGCAATGCCGAGGGTGAGTTAGTCGGCTATTCAATTGATATTTTGCAATTAATTACCAATCAGCTAGAAGAGGAATACGACCGAGAAATTAAACTAGAATTAGTTGCCTTAGAGCCTAAAGAACGTCTGCCTAAATTGATCGACGGTGAGGTTGACATTGTTTGCGATGCGAGTAGTTTTACCTGGAAACGCGATCGCGTCGTGGATTTTTCCTTTAGCTATAGTTCTACAGGAACAAGGCTATTAACTAAAAAAGGTAATAATTTTTGGGATGCTGACTCTTTAGTGGATCGACGTATCGGGGCTTTAGCCAAAACTACTAACGAACAAACCATTAGACGCGTCCAACCCTTAGCGGAGATGGTTATAGTAAAAGATCGTGCGGCTGGGTATGAAGCATTACGACAGGATGAAATTGATGCTTTTGCCTCAGATGGACTTCTACTGGAAACCTGGTTAAGCAATATTCCTAATCCTGAAGACTTTCAAATAGTCGGGGATTATTCTCGTGAAGGAATTGGTTGTATGGTACCAGAAAATAATTCTCAGTTTTTAAATACCGTTAACTATACTTTAGTTGAATTTATGCAGGGGTTTTTAAATGACAAACCCGAATACGTCACCATTTTTGAGGAGTGGTTTGGCGCACAAGGAGTACTTCCTCTGACTCAAGATTTGAGAAATATTATGATTGATAATATGCAATTATTAATCGATTTTAGCGATCAAATCATCGATTAG
- a CDS encoding DUF423 domain-containing protein: MTRIFLAIASVLGGISVILGAFASHALKERLSDRALEIWETGTKYQMYHALALILIALLITRLPTSTSLLVAGYAFIAGILLFCGSLYALSLSGIKWLGAITPLGGVAFIIGWICLAVAAWGIE; the protein is encoded by the coding sequence GTGACTCGAATTTTTCTGGCGATCGCTTCGGTATTGGGCGGTATCTCCGTCATTTTAGGTGCGTTTGCTAGTCATGCCTTAAAAGAGCGATTGAGCGATCGCGCTCTAGAAATCTGGGAGACTGGAACTAAATACCAGATGTATCATGCCCTGGCTCTAATCTTAATTGCCTTACTTATAACCCGTTTGCCTACTTCAACATCTTTATTAGTCGCGGGATATGCTTTTATTGCGGGAATATTGCTCTTTTGCGGTAGTCTATATGCCCTAAGTCTCAGCGGCATAAAATGGCTCGGTGCGATTACCCCTTTGGGCGGAGTAGCATTTATTATCGGCTGGATTTGTTTAGCAGTTGCAGCTTGGGGAATTGAGTAA
- a CDS encoding glycosyltransferase, with the protein MRIALFTETFLPKVDGIVTRLRHTIEHLERNGDRVLVVAPEGGLTEYKGAKIYGVPGMPLPLYPELKLALPPIGTKNAIEEFQPDLIHVVNPAFLGVGGIYYAKIMNIPLVASYHTHLPQYLQHYGLGALEGLLWELLKAAHNKARLNLCTSSVMVTELITHGIERVDLWQRGVDTEMFQPHLASTQMRSRLSQGNPDAPLLLYVGRVSAEKQIDQIKPVLEAIPQAHLAIVGDGPNREALKTHFAGTKTHFVGYLQGLELASAFASADAFVFPSRTETLGLVLLEAMAAGCPVVAARSGGIPDIVTNGVNGYLFEPDDPDGAITATKSLLEATQAREELRRNARSEAEQWGWAAATKQLQSYYRNVLNAKYSISAA; encoded by the coding sequence ATGCGTATTGCCTTATTTACAGAAACGTTTTTACCCAAGGTTGATGGAATTGTCACTCGCCTACGCCATACCATCGAGCATCTTGAACGTAACGGCGATCGCGTTTTGGTAGTTGCTCCAGAAGGAGGCTTGACAGAATATAAAGGAGCGAAAATTTATGGCGTACCTGGTATGCCGTTACCTTTGTATCCTGAACTAAAATTAGCCTTGCCTCCCATTGGAACTAAAAATGCCATCGAAGAATTTCAACCAGACCTAATTCATGTGGTAAATCCCGCCTTTTTAGGGGTAGGAGGCATCTACTATGCCAAAATAATGAATATTCCCCTAGTTGCTTCTTATCATACCCATTTGCCCCAATATCTCCAGCATTACGGTTTAGGAGCATTAGAAGGGCTGCTGTGGGAATTATTAAAGGCTGCTCATAATAAAGCGCGGTTAAATCTCTGCACCTCTAGCGTGATGGTTACAGAGTTGATTACTCATGGTATCGAAAGGGTAGATCTTTGGCAGCGAGGCGTAGATACAGAAATGTTCCAACCCCATTTAGCCTCGACACAGATGCGATCGCGTTTATCACAGGGCAACCCTGACGCTCCCTTGTTGCTTTACGTCGGTAGAGTTTCGGCCGAAAAACAAATCGATCAAATCAAGCCTGTATTAGAAGCAATTCCCCAAGCACATTTGGCAATTGTCGGAGATGGACCAAATCGAGAAGCATTAAAAACTCATTTTGCTGGAACAAAAACTCATTTTGTGGGCTATCTTCAAGGATTAGAATTAGCGTCTGCTTTTGCATCTGCCGATGCTTTTGTCTTCCCCTCCCGCACCGAAACTTTGGGTTTAGTCTTACTAGAAGCAATGGCCGCTGGCTGTCCTGTAGTAGCGGCTCGTTCGGGTGGTATTCCTGATATTGTGACTAATGGTGTAAACGGCTATTTGTTTGAACCAGACGATCCTGATGGTGCAATTACCGCCACCAAGTCTTTATTAGAAGCTACCCAAGCTAGAGAAGAATTACGCCGTAATGCCCGCAGCGAAGCAGAGCAATGGGGTTGGGCTGCTGCAACCAAACAGCTACAGAGCTATTACCGCAACGTATTAAATGCCAAGTACAGCATTTCTGCTGCCTGA
- the menH gene encoding 2-succinyl-6-hydroxy-2,4-cyclohexadiene-1-carboxylate synthase, with product MSIFELHDCSFNYTLIGDRQKPIILWLHGFMGNCHEFLAVINRLSKFCCLVVDLPGHGQTKVGQDADYQMPNTALGLIGLLEALAIEQCWLVGYSLGGRIALYLSVFFPQYFQGVILESASPGLETQSERDRRIERDLKLAKQLESMDLAQFLQQWYANPLFRSLVQHPHYHQAIVIRLKNDPLKLAKSLRLIGLGMQPSLWSYLAEVQIPVLLIVGALDAKFREINQQMASLCPQASLNVVENSGHNVHFEQPAQFANLINQILLYKSPRA from the coding sequence ATGTCGATTTTTGAATTACATGACTGTAGCTTTAATTATACCCTCATCGGCGATCGCCAAAAACCGATAATCTTGTGGCTTCATGGTTTTATGGGTAACTGTCATGAATTCTTAGCAGTAATTAATCGCCTATCAAAATTTTGTTGTTTAGTAGTCGATTTGCCAGGTCATGGTCAAACAAAAGTTGGGCAAGATGCTGATTACCAAATGCCTAATACCGCCCTAGGATTGATTGGATTACTAGAAGCATTGGCGATCGAGCAGTGTTGGTTAGTTGGCTATTCTCTGGGCGGGAGGATTGCACTTTATCTAAGCGTTTTTTTTCCTCAATATTTTCAGGGAGTTATTTTGGAATCTGCTTCCCCAGGATTAGAGACTCAATCAGAACGCGATCGCCGAATTGAACGGGACTTAAAGCTAGCCAAACAGCTTGAATCTATGGATTTGGCTCAGTTTCTCCAGCAATGGTATGCCAATCCTTTATTTAGATCTTTGGTGCAACATCCTCATTACCACCAGGCGATCGTCATCAGGTTAAAAAATGACCCTTTAAAGCTCGCTAAATCTTTACGCCTAATCGGCTTGGGAATGCAGCCTTCACTGTGGAGTTATCTGGCGGAAGTTCAAATACCTGTGTTACTAATTGTCGGTGCGCTAGACGCAAAATTTAGGGAGATTAATCAACAGATGGCTAGTTTATGTCCTCAAGCAAGTTTGAATGTAGTTGAAAATAGCGGACATAATGTTCATTTTGAACAGCCAGCCCAGTTTGCCAACTTAATAAATCAGATCTTGCTGTATAAAAGTCCCCGTGCATGA
- a CDS encoding GAF domain-containing protein has product MQSDSYCKIVAEAITAGYSETLGATIKDPCFQAGYIEKYRQGRVRAITDIYQSGIDPCHIENLEKIELKSNLVVPIVRQDNSLYGLLVMHQCSGKRLWQQSEVEFVLQVANWLMAQISQQQARLDLASRLENIQQAQEIVAAAVQKIHSATTSSEVLQQGVDRAREILNCDRVVVYCLQDQSMGEIVCEATVSALAPILGSVIKDPCFEFRYIDKYQQGRISSFPNIYEAGMTDCYVENLAKIGVRSNLVAPINWDNGIIYGLLVAHQCFSFKDWQPEEIEQFKQIAFHTGLSLSKAKLKEQFQTIEAGLSQLDHVKDAIVIAKSKVQQIKQPIEYSGKILVEVNNLNKLLEREINQINQNTSIQTKKDTKLIQIIIRKLLIITAKLRRPLIAVNSSGDEANTILYEAIASYTKIPSLSIINF; this is encoded by the coding sequence TTGCAGTCAGATTCATATTGTAAAATTGTCGCTGAAGCCATAACTGCTGGCTATAGTGAAACTTTGGGGGCAACAATTAAAGATCCCTGTTTCCAGGCGGGATATATTGAAAAATATCGCCAGGGAAGAGTTCGAGCAATTACTGATATTTATCAATCGGGAATTGATCCTTGTCATATTGAAAATCTGGAAAAGATTGAGCTTAAATCTAATTTAGTCGTGCCAATAGTTCGCCAAGATAATTCTCTGTATGGACTATTGGTAATGCATCAATGTTCGGGAAAACGCTTGTGGCAGCAATCAGAAGTAGAATTTGTACTCCAGGTAGCAAATTGGCTTATGGCGCAAATATCTCAGCAACAGGCACGCTTAGATTTAGCATCTCGGCTGGAGAATATTCAGCAAGCTCAGGAAATAGTTGCTGCTGCCGTTCAAAAAATACATAGTGCCACAACAAGCTCAGAAGTATTGCAGCAGGGGGTAGATCGCGCAAGAGAAATCTTAAACTGCGATCGCGTTGTGGTCTATTGTTTGCAAGACCAAAGTATGGGAGAAATTGTCTGTGAGGCTACCGTCTCTGCTTTAGCCCCAATTTTGGGCAGCGTCATTAAAGATCCTTGTTTTGAATTTCGCTACATTGATAAATATCAGCAGGGTAGAATTAGCTCATTTCCTAACATTTACGAAGCAGGTATGACTGATTGCTATGTTGAAAACCTGGCAAAAATAGGCGTAAGATCTAATTTAGTCGCTCCGATTAATTGGGATAATGGAATAATATATGGGTTGCTGGTGGCTCATCAGTGCTTTAGCTTCAAAGACTGGCAACCTGAAGAAATTGAACAGTTTAAGCAAATTGCTTTCCATACGGGCTTATCTCTCTCAAAAGCCAAGCTCAAAGAACAGTTTCAGACAATCGAGGCTGGATTGAGTCAGCTAGATCACGTTAAAGATGCTATTGTCATAGCAAAGTCAAAAGTTCAGCAGATTAAGCAACCAATCGAGTATAGTGGCAAAATTTTAGTAGAGGTTAATAACCTAAATAAACTGCTAGAGCGCGAAATTAATCAAATTAATCAAAACACCTCGATACAAACAAAGAAAGATACTAAATTAATTCAAATTATTATTAGAAAGCTATTAATTATTACCGCTAAGCTAAGACGACCTTTGATTGCAGTTAATAGTAGTGGGGATGAAGCAAATACAATTTTATATGAAGCGATCGCTTCATATACAAAGATCCCGAGCTTAAGTATAATTAATTTTTAG
- a CDS encoding glycosyltransferase family 2 protein, which produces MNPEVSIIIPAYNSQEYVSQALKSVFNQSYTNLEVILVDDASTDSTVKIAGSFLDKRLKIIKNNRNRGVSYGRNRGIEQAKGKWIALLDSDDWYAPERIEKLLEIAEEKDADLIADDLFLIRDGEQQPWSTLLSESPQERLLEIPFIDAVKFVASDRLPPINAQRNWSLGYTKPIIRRKFLLKNKIRYDENIRVGEDFALYLECLRRKARFHLISQSYYYYRTRVSSLSTRKPTEYLSQSCQITKSFIYQEVNSQTDSKLLQALWQNLIIFQKRLAYYRLLESAKEKKLLQVIQQIIASPEVLQDLSQKLIMVLTKKLFNIRETKKNSQVNFAANKVQPAYRSTKKSLQSELKSAKLL; this is translated from the coding sequence ATGAATCCAGAAGTATCCATCATCATTCCTGCCTACAATAGCCAGGAATATGTTTCACAAGCTTTAAAATCTGTTTTTAACCAAAGCTATACCAATTTGGAAGTAATTCTCGTAGATGATGCTTCTACCGACTCTACCGTTAAGATCGCAGGCAGTTTTCTTGATAAAAGATTAAAAATCATCAAAAATAATCGCAATAGAGGCGTAAGCTATGGACGCAACCGAGGTATCGAGCAGGCAAAGGGCAAATGGATTGCACTTTTAGACTCTGACGACTGGTATGCGCCAGAGCGAATCGAAAAACTGCTGGAGATAGCCGAGGAAAAAGATGCAGACTTGATTGCCGACGATCTATTTCTGATTAGAGACGGTGAACAGCAACCCTGGAGTACGTTGCTATCTGAGAGTCCTCAAGAGCGACTGTTAGAGATCCCATTCATCGATGCGGTGAAATTTGTTGCCAGCGATCGCCTACCGCCGATAAATGCCCAACGAAATTGGAGTTTGGGCTATACCAAACCAATAATTAGACGCAAATTTTTACTCAAAAACAAGATTCGGTACGACGAAAATATTAGAGTGGGCGAAGATTTTGCGCTTTATTTGGAATGTCTCAGACGAAAAGCGCGTTTTCACCTAATTAGTCAGTCTTATTACTATTATCGAACCAGGGTTTCATCTCTTTCGACGAGAAAACCAACTGAATACCTATCTCAGTCTTGTCAAATAACTAAAAGCTTTATCTATCAAGAAGTTAATTCACAAACTGACTCAAAGTTGCTTCAGGCTTTATGGCAAAATCTAATTATTTTTCAGAAAAGACTGGCGTACTATCGGTTGCTAGAAAGTGCCAAAGAAAAAAAGTTACTGCAAGTTATTCAACAAATAATTGCCAGTCCTGAGGTCTTACAAGATTTATCCCAAAAGTTGATTATGGTCTTAACTAAAAAGCTCTTCAATATTCGGGAAACCAAGAAAAATAGTCAGGTGAATTTTGCTGCAAATAAAGTGCAGCCTGCTTATCGCAGCACCAAAAAATCGCTTCAAAGCGAGCTAAAATCAGCTAAATTGCTTTAA
- a CDS encoding MATE family efflux transporter yields the protein MQFDKSSLLYRETKQLLSLAIPLTGAQLAQALTGFFDTLMMGRLGASTLAAGGLASITLMTLIGIAGGVVMVVTPLVAEAYGANQKNRIALITSQGFWLVLLLTMPIAVIVAKVDSLLLQQGQDLVAVTLANTYLDIMVWACFPALGFMLLRGVISGLSHVRPIMVIVAAGTLFNVTGNYILAFGKLGFPRLGIAGLAIASVITFWGMFFALVIYLIRHPQLKTYQLFSRLNQFQPAIIWKLIKLGTPVGIFIALESGLFAIITYLMGALGTEALAAHQIVLQTIVILFMIPLGISYAAMVRVGQWFGEKDLKGIQRAGYLSIAVGLVFNILVAIAIIFFPQSIIGLYLDLNDPANISVIKMASPLLTIGVIALILDGMQKIVYGVLQGLQDPEIPLLLSIPAFWGIGLTTGYILGFERGMGGIGLWLGQSIGLAIAAILFLGRFVAVVNKLSRNYKS from the coding sequence GTGCAGTTCGATAAATCTTCTCTGCTATATCGGGAGACAAAACAATTGCTCTCCTTAGCAATTCCATTGACTGGCGCACAGCTAGCGCAAGCGCTTACGGGCTTTTTTGACACCCTGATGATGGGTCGTTTAGGGGCATCAACCCTAGCTGCGGGAGGTTTGGCTTCGATTACTTTAATGACTCTCATTGGTATTGCTGGAGGAGTGGTGATGGTGGTTACTCCTTTAGTTGCGGAAGCTTATGGTGCAAATCAAAAAAATCGCATTGCCTTGATAACCAGTCAGGGATTTTGGTTAGTCTTGCTGCTAACAATGCCGATCGCGGTTATAGTTGCCAAAGTTGATTCACTCTTGCTACAGCAAGGACAAGATCTTGTCGCCGTAACTTTAGCCAATACTTATTTAGATATCATGGTTTGGGCTTGCTTTCCCGCTTTGGGCTTTATGCTGCTGCGAGGAGTAATCTCTGGTTTGTCTCATGTCCGCCCAATTATGGTTATTGTTGCTGCGGGAACGCTATTTAACGTTACGGGTAACTATATTCTCGCTTTTGGTAAGTTGGGTTTTCCTCGTTTAGGAATAGCGGGCTTGGCGATCGCTAGCGTGATTACTTTCTGGGGGATGTTTTTTGCCTTAGTAATTTATCTAATTCGGCATCCTCAGTTAAAAACCTATCAGTTATTTTCTCGGCTAAATCAGTTTCAGCCAGCGATAATCTGGAAATTGATTAAACTTGGCACTCCAGTTGGCATTTTTATCGCCTTAGAGTCAGGACTATTTGCCATCATTACTTATCTCATGGGTGCATTAGGAACAGAAGCACTAGCTGCTCATCAAATAGTGTTGCAAACAATCGTTATTTTATTTATGATTCCTTTGGGGATATCTTATGCTGCCATGGTCAGGGTTGGACAATGGTTTGGCGAAAAAGATCTTAAAGGTATTCAAAGAGCGGGATATCTCAGTATTGCAGTCGGACTAGTCTTTAATATTCTGGTGGCGATCGCCATAATATTTTTTCCTCAGTCAATTATCGGACTCTATCTAGATCTAAATGATCCTGCTAATATATCCGTAATTAAGATGGCTTCCCCTCTGTTAACTATTGGTGTGATCGCCCTAATCCTAGACGGGATGCAAAAGATAGTTTATGGCGTACTTCAAGGACTTCAAGATCCTGAAATTCCTTTGCTGTTGAGCATTCCTGCATTTTGGGGTATTGGTTTGACTACAGGCTATATTCTTGGCTTCGAGCGGGGGATGGGAGGAATCGGCTTGTGGCTCGGACAGTCTATTGGATTAGCTATCGCAGCTATACTTTTTTTAGGTCGTTTTGTAGCTGTAGTAAATAAGTTGAGTCGAAATTACAAATCATAA
- the lysS gene encoding lysine--tRNA ligase produces MAEDKSPNQSQSGSNLEEIRATRIEKVAQIKELGLNPYAYKWESSHHAAELQSKYVDLAAGEEVEDLVAIAGRIIARRVFGKLAFFELQDETGKIQLYLDKKRINNTMSDELVGAFNHLKKLSDTGDILGVKGTIKRTEKGELSVYVNEFQILTKSLLPLPDKWHGLTDTEKRYRQRYVDLIVNPQVRQTFRVRAKITAAIRRYLETRDFLEIETPVLQSEAGGAEARPFITYHNTLEMDLYLRIATELHLKRLIVGGFERVFEMGRIFRNEGVSTRHNPEFTSIEVYQAYADYHDMMILTENMISDVAQEVLGMNKVTYQGQEVDLTLPWRRVTMQEVVRDATGVDFAQFDDFDSAKTAAKEAGIEVPADCQTIGKLLNEAFEQKVETTLIQPTFVIDYPVEISPLAKPHRDKPGLVERFELFMVGRETANSFSELTDPLDQRARLEAQAAKKAAGDLEAQDIDEDFLAALEYGMPPTGGLGIGIDRLVMLLTDSPSIRDVIAFPLLKNQSTAVKSFDYDVAQKTLRLVFGNGSVYKYADVPESIYQELKETSSVGQYFNSQIKDKFGFDREV; encoded by the coding sequence ATGGCAGAAGACAAATCACCCAACCAATCCCAGAGTGGTTCTAACCTAGAAGAAATTCGTGCCACCAGAATTGAAAAGGTAGCCCAAATCAAGGAGTTGGGCTTAAATCCTTATGCTTATAAGTGGGAATCGAGTCATCATGCTGCTGAATTACAGTCAAAATATGTCGATCTGGCTGCGGGAGAAGAGGTTGAAGATCTAGTGGCGATCGCTGGTAGGATTATTGCTCGTCGTGTTTTTGGTAAGCTGGCGTTTTTTGAACTGCAAGACGAAACAGGAAAAATCCAGCTTTACCTAGATAAAAAAAGAATCAACAATACCATGTCAGACGAGTTAGTCGGGGCGTTCAATCACCTGAAAAAGCTGTCGGACACAGGTGATATTTTGGGTGTCAAAGGTACGATCAAAAGAACCGAAAAAGGCGAGCTTTCCGTTTACGTCAACGAGTTTCAAATCCTGACTAAATCTTTGTTACCCCTGCCTGATAAATGGCATGGTTTAACTGATACCGAAAAACGTTATCGCCAGCGTTATGTAGATCTAATTGTTAACCCTCAGGTAAGACAAACTTTCCGCGTTCGAGCCAAGATCACGGCTGCAATCCGCCGTTACCTAGAAACTAGAGATTTTTTAGAAATTGAAACCCCTGTTTTACAAAGCGAAGCTGGGGGTGCAGAAGCTCGTCCTTTTATTACCTATCACAATACCTTGGAGATGGATCTCTATCTCCGCATCGCCACTGAATTACACCTCAAAAGGTTAATTGTCGGTGGTTTTGAACGTGTCTTTGAGATGGGTAGAATTTTCCGTAACGAAGGGGTATCTACTCGTCACAATCCTGAATTTACTTCGATTGAGGTCTATCAGGCTTATGCTGACTATCACGACATGATGATCTTAACGGAAAACATGATTAGCGATGTGGCGCAAGAAGTTCTTGGTATGAATAAAGTTACTTATCAGGGGCAAGAAGTAGATCTGACTCTTCCCTGGCGCAGAGTAACTATGCAAGAAGTTGTTCGCGATGCTACGGGAGTAGATTTTGCTCAGTTCGATGACTTCGACTCGGCGAAAACCGCAGCAAAAGAGGCAGGAATTGAAGTACCCGCAGACTGTCAAACTATTGGTAAATTGCTCAACGAGGCTTTTGAACAAAAAGTAGAAACTACTCTGATTCAGCCTACTTTTGTAATTGACTATCCCGTAGAAATATCACCCCTGGCTAAACCCCATCGAGATAAACCAGGATTGGTAGAAAGATTTGAGCTGTTTATGGTGGGCAGAGAAACCGCCAACAGCTTCTCGGAGTTAACCGATCCTTTAGATCAACGTGCAAGGTTAGAAGCCCAAGCCGCAAAGAAAGCAGCAGGAGACTTAGAAGCGCAAGATATTGATGAGGACTTTTTGGCAGCCTTAGAGTATGGAATGCCTCCTACAGGTGGTTTGGGTATCGGCATTGATCGCTTAGTAATGCTGTTGACTGACTCTCCTAGCATTCGTGACGTGATTGCCTTTCCTCTGCTCAAAAATCAAAGTACTGCCGTTAAATCTTTTGACTACGATGTCGCGCAAAAAACTCTCCGCCTTGTTTTTGGTAACGGTAGCGTTTATAAATACGCTGATGTTCCTGAATCTATTTATCAAGAGTTAAAAGAAACTAGTTCTGTTGGTCAATACTTCAATTCTCAAATTAAAGATAAATTTGGCTTTGATCGCGAGGTTTGA
- a CDS encoding sorbosone dehydrogenase family protein yields MFIQPRNITITLGLAAVVTGCNLIPPASVADSATQSPQTTITTQPLTPSPIKITLADLPEPYATESASNSPNVIPVPDNPVLQVPPGFSVNVFADNLPGVRWMNVTPDGDVLAVQSKQNTITLLQDKDLDGVAEVKQTFADRQNNLDQPLGITFAGGSFYVANTGEVLRFDYQPGQLKLDGTGTEITQLTPGGYNQHWTRNVVTSPKGDRLYVSVGSRSNVESEELPRASIQVMNLDGSSRSTYAYGLRNPVGLDFHPVTGELFATVNERDQLGDDLVPDYLTQVEQGGFYGWPYAYLSPNLLDPRRMQGNKSEEPDLAAKTITPDVLFQAHSAALGVQFYAQQQFPQKYHNGAFVAFRGSWNRDRGTGYKIVFVPFGEDHQPLGYYEDFLTGFLTKPDGPDTFARPVGLQVMPDGSLLLAEDGNNRIYRISYQGS; encoded by the coding sequence ATGTTTATCCAGCCCAGAAACATAACTATTACTTTAGGATTGGCTGCCGTTGTAACAGGCTGTAATTTAATTCCTCCTGCCTCAGTTGCCGATTCTGCTACCCAATCACCACAGACGACGATTACGACTCAGCCTTTAACTCCCAGCCCAATTAAAATTACCTTAGCTGATTTACCCGAACCATATGCTACCGAGTCCGCTAGCAATTCTCCCAACGTAATTCCAGTACCCGATAATCCTGTATTGCAAGTTCCTCCTGGATTTAGCGTCAATGTATTTGCAGATAATTTACCAGGTGTGCGCTGGATGAATGTGACTCCAGACGGGGACGTATTGGCGGTACAGTCTAAGCAAAATACAATTACTCTCTTACAGGATAAGGATCTCGATGGGGTTGCCGAAGTTAAACAGACATTTGCCGATCGCCAAAATAATCTCGATCAGCCTTTAGGAATAACTTTTGCTGGGGGTTCTTTTTATGTTGCTAATACAGGCGAAGTTTTACGGTTTGACTATCAACCAGGACAGCTAAAGCTTGACGGGACAGGAACAGAAATTACCCAACTAACACCAGGGGGATACAACCAACACTGGACCCGTAACGTGGTTACTTCTCCAAAGGGCGATCGACTCTATGTTTCAGTTGGTTCTCGTTCTAATGTTGAATCAGAAGAACTACCCCGCGCCTCAATTCAGGTAATGAACTTGGATGGTTCATCACGTTCTACCTATGCTTATGGTTTGCGTAACCCCGTTGGCTTAGATTTCCATCCCGTTACAGGAGAACTTTTTGCCACGGTAAATGAAAGAGATCAGCTAGGAGATGACTTAGTACCAGATTATTTGACTCAGGTCGAACAGGGTGGCTTTTATGGGTGGCCTTATGCCTATCTCTCGCCTAACTTACTCGATCCGCGCCGTATGCAGGGAAATAAGAGCGAAGAACCCGATTTGGCAGCTAAAACTATTACTCCTGATGTCTTGTTTCAGGCTCATTCGGCAGCCTTGGGGGTGCAGTTTTACGCTCAACAGCAATTCCCGCAAAAGTATCATAACGGCGCGTTTGTGGCATTCCGTGGCTCATGGAATCGCGATCGCGGGACGGGATATAAGATTGTTTTTGTTCCCTTTGGCGAAGATCACCAACCTCTGGGATATTATGAAGATTTTTTAACCGGCTTTTTGACTAAACCAGATGGACCAGATACTTTTGCTCGTCCCGTGGGTTTACAAGTCATGCCAGATGGTAGTTTGCTGCTGGCCGAAGATGGTAATAATCGGATTTATCGCATCAGCTACCAGGGAAGCTAA